The following proteins are encoded in a genomic region of Hoeflea phototrophica DFL-43:
- a CDS encoding FkbM family methyltransferase, whose product MLNIRESMPGLIYDLGMNNGDDTDYYLKREFEVVAVEANPALCQMARERFAEAITTGRLSVIEAAIGDHDGEVTFHVNLDNHHWSSMDINWAGRDDSACQAITVQSVSLASLYARHGVPHFMKIDVEGADMLVLEQVAANQVLPDFISIEDCRFGFDYARILSQAGYETFQLVDQSGIAGTIDPACNHVFPDGSSGLFGPDLPDDWEAYPDFIETYATTVRTREGVRLAPRTRWWDIHAARHAQHKETTP is encoded by the coding sequence ATGCTGAACATCAGGGAAAGCATGCCGGGCCTGATCTATGATCTTGGCATGAACAATGGCGATGACACGGATTACTACCTCAAGCGGGAGTTTGAAGTCGTCGCTGTGGAGGCAAACCCGGCGCTCTGCCAGATGGCAAGGGAGCGCTTTGCCGAAGCCATCACCACCGGCCGGTTGTCCGTCATCGAGGCGGCCATCGGTGACCACGATGGTGAAGTGACGTTCCACGTCAATCTCGACAATCACCACTGGAGCAGCATGGACATCAACTGGGCAGGACGCGATGACAGCGCCTGCCAGGCCATCACGGTCCAAAGTGTGAGCCTTGCCTCTCTTTATGCCCGTCATGGCGTTCCGCATTTCATGAAGATCGATGTCGAGGGGGCCGACATGCTGGTGCTCGAGCAGGTGGCCGCAAACCAGGTTCTGCCCGATTTCATCAGCATAGAGGATTGCCGCTTCGGGTTCGACTATGCGCGTATCCTGTCGCAGGCCGGATATGAAACCTTCCAGCTGGTGGATCAGTCGGGGATTGCCGGAACCATCGATCCGGCCTGTAACCATGTTTTCCCCGATGGCTCATCGGGCCTTTTCGGACCGGACCTCCCGGATGATTGGGAAGCCTATCCGGACTTCATTGAAACCTATGCGACCACCGTTCGCACCCGTGAAGGTGTTCGCCTGGCACCCCGGACCCGTTGGTGGGACATTCACGCCGCACGCCATGCCCAACACAAGGAAACGACCCCGTGA